In the Anastrepha obliqua isolate idAnaObli1 chromosome 1, idAnaObli1_1.0, whole genome shotgun sequence genome, one interval contains:
- the LOC129245310 gene encoding protein doublesex: MVSEDNWNSDTMSDSDMLDSKADVCGGASSSSGSSISPRTPPNCARCRNHGLKITLKGHKRYCKFRYCTCEKCRLTADRQRVMALQTALRRAQAQDEQRVLQMHEVPPVVHAPTALLNHHHLHHHHHLNQNHHATAAAAAAAAAAHHHISTAIRSPPQTEHGSGGGGGGMVGGTVPTITSVPVSAPPPEHHMTTVPTPAQSLEGSSDTSSPSPSSTSGAVLPISVVGRKPLPHPNGVNIPLVQKIAYSLDFSPISNLGEMNAYSLTNSLPVADDYSMPPDKE, translated from the exons ATGGTTTCTGAGGATAATTGGAATAGCGACACAATGTCCGATTCGGACATGCTCGATTCAAAGGCAGACGTTTGTGGTGGCGCCTCCAGCAGCAGCGGCAGTTCGATCTCGCCCCGAACCCCTCCTAATTGTGCCAGATGCCGTAATCATGGACTAAAAATCACATTGAAAGGACACAAACGCTATTGTAAGTTCCGGTATTGCACTTGCGAAAAATGTCGCCTAACCGCCGATCGGCAACGCGTTATGGCGCTACAGACAGCATTGCGACGCGCCCAAGCCCAGGATGAGCAACGCGTTTTGCAGATGCACGAGGTGCCGCCAGTCGTTCATGCGCCCACAGCTCTGCTCAATCATCATCAtttacatcatcatcatcacttgAACCAGAATCATCATGCGACTGCCGCGGCTGCCGCTGCTGCCGCTGCAGCACATCATCATATTTCGACAGCAATCCGATCTCCGCCACAGACCGAACATGGCAGCGGAGGTGGTGGTGGCGGTATGGTAGGTGGCACAGTACCGACCATCACCTCTGTACCTGTCTCAGCTCCACCACCGGAACATCATATGACAACAGTACCCACACCGGCACAATCGCTAGAAGGCTCTAGTGACACATCGTCACCATCACCATCCTCCACTTCGGGTGCAGTATTGCCCATTTCGGTAGTTGGACGAAAGCCACTACCCCATCCCAACGGTGTCAATATTCCTTTAG TACAAAAAATTGCCTACTCTCTTGACTTCTCTCCTATCAGCAACCTAGGCGAAATGAACGCTTACTCACTTACCAACTCTTTACCTGTCGCCGACGACTACTCAATGCCACCAGAtaaagaataa